The DNA window ACTCTGTGACTCCCACCTTTTACTTATGATTGTTAAATCATCAATGCTGGAAATATCTCACTTAATTCTGTGATTGTAGATTGAAAGAATTCATTATTTCAGCCCACTGCAGATGATGATGTTTTCagagtttagttttagttttgtaaTCCATCTGAGTTCTGATATACAGAGGGCCTACTGAGATTTTAAGATGGGAAGAgctaaaaccaaaaacaaaaataaagcagTGAATGATAATGAGGCATTTTtagttcaaattaaaaaaaggatcTACTGAATATAACCATCTTTGTGCTGGTACTGGTCACAGATGTATcatattaaaggggaacaccacttGAATTAAGATTTTTAATATATTATCTCTGTAGCCAAGGAAaattcaatcaatatttgtgaatatGAGCTGCTGtctcttaaagccagaaaccagagaagtgagtctcaaacttgtgatgtcatagggtataaagtctggagctgctctgtaGACAGTGAATGGGAGCCTTTGTTGTCCCAGAGAAtgcttgtttccttttttttttattcctgaaTGAGCTTtgttctattgtagtgttctcagctctgaaacaaaATGTACCCTTATACTCGGAACAATCCAGAGTTCTATGTGTCATCTATAAGATCTTTCCTAATTGATCTGTCATTGACTCTACTTTTAGTACTTCTTAGATGCCAGCTGCTTTAGTTATACTTAATGTCCAGATTGTCATGTTACCAATCTTGTTAAAATGGAAATAATTTGCCAGGAGtcttgaaatgaatgaaatgagacTGTTTCATTGCCATACACTTTATTGTGACACACTGAATGCCTTCAGAATTCACCATTGTTTCTATACATATTTCATATTGTTCCTTTTACTCCTTTATATATAGGAATACATCTTTGCAGCACTAATAATGCAATGCTAATGATGCAATTATACATGTCTGTAGTAGTGACAAGGATCTGAGATAATCGTTTTGgggaaacgtgaaagttattatttctAGGAGCAATTGTTTCTCATCTTGGATACAAGAACTTTCTATATCTGACAAATGATGTAAGCATTCAGAGAGCATTCAGGTGTCACTTTCCAGACACCGTTTTCTGACAGCATAGTGCAGCCTGTATCCTGGATGGACTTGTCTGGCTGCCCCTCTCCCCATTTGGTAAAGGCCAGATGTTGGTTTTTCATATCAGCCTCAAAATTCCCCACTGCTTTATTGTTGACGTTGATCCAGGCGTTCTCGTTACTTTCCACAAACACTTGAGTCAGTATGTTGTTCTCCTCCTCGTTCTGGGGTAAAGCCAACTCTAAGTCTCGTTGGGAGCAGAAGTCAACGGCCCTGGAGAACGAGCCCATCTCCTTGTTGGACACAAAGTATTTCTGACCAACGCTGCGGACAAAGTCGTAGTTTATAGCTGAAAATAAAGAGAACAACATGCAACACATCAGGAATAAATGAAGCAGTGATAACACACTTTTTACACTCAAAACTGTGTTGGCATGTTGCCCTTCGAGCTCTGCTCAGATGTCTTTGCATAACACATTTATTTCACGTTTGTTCCTCTGACATTAAAATATCACTCTCTTTTAGCCTCATACACAGGTGAAAAACAGTCTTTTTTCTGGCTTTGAtgttcaaaagaaaaacatgttgaaatatCTGCAGTTTTCTCCCCTCCACAATAATGATGCAGTTTGTATGTAAATACATTAAGATTGAGGAAATATTGCAGCATTTTACTAAAAATATTTCTCATTGCTCTTTTCTCAGACAACATCCTCCCTGAataaaagatgcagaaaaacaaatatacTGAGGCAATATTAAAAGCACAACATTAGCATGAACACAACTTATTTCAACAAGAAATCAATAGGGTTGTAGTTTCCTgatcgactagtcgattatttggtcgatatgctcttgtccgaccaaattctcattagtcgaaTAATCGCCGTGGTACTTTCATGAgcagaaaagtgctacatcaacaacTTTcgaggattaatccattatttcctgcggtggGGGGACAgactaagttacctgtgaaaatgggggtgttttcaaaacacccctgTTGTTGACAGAGAGTtggactcgcccaccctcaTGCTCAGCATTGCGGTGACGCAGACAGTGTTGCCAAGTCCGCTTATTAtaagcgactttgggcttgtttttctgtaaagtcgcttacaaatattggtagtcgcgggtcgcggttttttgggcttgtttctaaagcgtagttgcttatttgggcttgttcccagctccataataatttgtcaagcagatattttcAACATGTTATTTAAACATAGGATAGTTTGTCTTGCCtgctccctctgtccctcccctttccccatacacacaggagacagcagagttttttcccacccgcatcctgcttctaattggctctgaccctgatggcaacgagtactagccaatcagaggcagagcaaggtaatgtgttttttctggttaggaaaacatcagtcctgtaacttaaagaaaaaagttagatgagtgcataaaaagcaataataaataaagaatttgtgaattcagggtgatattcatttgtgtgtgcaaatttaAATGATCAgaggtttactgtgtatataatgtacttggtacatcagtctatatttgatatcccatctgttttctaatgttaaataatgttaaaaggtagtttaactccctcttgtggtcattgtcctgaagctcaggggggagaaaaataaataaactgtgtaccgtgggtacagttttgcaaaactgcgcACAGTTTACTTATCTgtccacatggatgtaaattgacaatcTGTACCCACAGTTAAAAATCCGTCCCCATGGATTGTAAAACCATGCACACAGttgatttaattttctctccCCGGGACCTAGGGGGGCTCCGTAGAAAAAGTCgcttgttttgggcttgttttcacaggcctgGTTGCTTAGTTGTCTCGCGAGATCTTGCAACACtggacgcagacctcctgtctgtttatgtaagctgaaaccatttccctcagtggaatcTAGTGATGGGATTTCTCGTTCTCGGAGCATGAGTCTTTGAActggctctttgaagtgaacgagtctttctccctcacaaaCTAGTCTCTCTCAACTTGTTCCGGatcaaacaaatctgaaattaatggatacagagtaaattaaagcaaaaaacaaagaaattaggaACTGGCTTGTTCATTCTAAAGAGCCGGTTCACTCATTTACTCAAAAGAGTCGGCTCATTCACGAACGTCACATCActagtggaaacgaagcttgtatttacttgtacttcacagataagaaacaataaattgtgaagacagtaaagcctccactaaaatagcattttaagtcttgtgtgtgatttatccttcagggatttatacttcgggatttaacctggcttcatatgaacagaggaaatctccactcgtcgctaggctaatttataccatgtacaatgccatagacttgtgctaataacgttagcatgttgtatttgcttggcaaacgtgtttagtataagacagttgttttgtcggtgaatgttgtgagctgtaatggagccaaattatgtaccgttacctttgttaaatgttgctgttgtccttggctttatatgagaagaggaaaagatagctagacgctaggctagttcatacaatgtaaaatgccatagacttgtgctaataacgttagcatgttgtattggtggggaaaGTGTGTCCAGACAGGGTTCAACGctagggatgtcacgattacTTGATTTCACTATTAACCGCGATTTTAAACGCCACGGTTAATTAATCGTAAAGATTCCTCAACACagcacagtatgagcaggtgaaatgtctgtctagcttacatatgaggtgtctcaagatttaggaacatacaattttattgaatataataaagtaaaatgtcacttgacatgctgctgttttgtgctatgacctatttaagtgttggaagttgttatgtACATGACagcacctgaacgcaacacaagctcagcaggAGTGCCTTGCTACGCTGCTGTGCGAGCGGCTGTTTGTCTGTGcctaacagcagtctgttgatggttatttacacagtgtccataacaataactttgtcagctgacaaactgcaccaggctcggggtcaggtttggtcaggaaaatgcggcccgagccgctctagcgtgctcacctgtgtcaatcaatcaatcaatcaattttatttataaagcccaatatcacaaatcacaatttgcctcacagggctttacagcatacaacatccctctgtccttatgaccctcgcagcggataaggaaaaactccccaaaaaaaaccctttaacgggtgTGTGGCGGAaatccgccgtgcgcgatacagagagcagaggagaattgttaatgcgtgaccatgtagagacagaaatgacacgatggcataacaccataaatattatattgttagttattatatgaagcgtccgttgcgcaaaataatatctatgggggctgtgggcaggacattattacacagctgtgcctgtgacttcaggcagagaccgctgcatcagagccgaagagcacgttttaaaatacatttattttatcaattagttattaacttttactatttttagcaacttgcccgatcgggcaagtgagttgttagtttacatgcccgaccgtgagttttacttgccccgggcaatcgggcagtcattattgttgagccctggtcagtttacatgcccgaccgtgagtgtttgtctgtcaggtCTGCGAtatatagtgaagccaatttccggacttgtgtttgaaattgtctctattaagccatatttaatgtgtgttttgaatcaactat is part of the Epinephelus lanceolatus isolate andai-2023 chromosome 5, ASM4190304v1, whole genome shotgun sequence genome and encodes:
- the LOC117261967 gene encoding phospholipase A2 inhibitor subunit A-like, which encodes MRMILLFCILCLMTSTGHNQAAGVPGPPGPRGPAGPRGPAGPHGPVGPAGPIGPIGPRGMTGPPGPPGPAGHFGPPGMTGPPGPAAFCERDIFDPIMEELETLKSLVKSKLTINYDFVRSVGQKYFVSNKEMGSFSRAVDFCSQRDLELALPQNEEENNILTQVFVESNENAWINVNNKAVGNFEADMKNQHLAFTKWGEGQPDKSIQDTGCTMLSENGVWKVTPECSLNAYIICQI